From the genome of Hathewaya histolytica, one region includes:
- a CDS encoding HNH endonuclease, with protein sequence MCRKYTQKEKMVIQKIKHSSNICFYCKRELTDTEITVDHVVPICRGGKTEENNLVISCHSCNSKKGDMTLEEFLLYLKVVKQIRINFLNKLPENKLCFNPLTKNEFKLLQEFKNYTITEDVFNYYINNVKNNKEEDFNTIRKKLIRNIILGKINKNVSYYGNLIIEFSLEEKTIVSIKNRKQRAKPPKKDKKKWLNIELNLINSTFPENLKNIINIA encoded by the coding sequence ATGTGTAGAAAATATACACAAAAAGAGAAAATGGTAATCCAAAAGATTAAACATAGTAGCAATATATGTTTTTATTGTAAAAGGGAACTTACAGATACAGAAATAACGGTGGATCACGTTGTTCCAATTTGTAGAGGTGGAAAAACAGAAGAAAACAATCTTGTCATATCTTGTCATTCTTGCAATTCAAAAAAAGGTGATATGACTTTGGAAGAGTTCCTATTATATTTAAAAGTTGTAAAACAAATTAGAATTAATTTTTTAAATAAACTACCAGAAAATAAATTATGTTTCAACCCATTAACAAAAAATGAATTTAAATTATTACAGGAATTTAAAAATTATACAATAACCGAAGATGTTTTTAATTATTATATAAATAATGTTAAAAATAACAAAGAAGAAGATTTTAACACAATAAGAAAAAAACTAATCAGAAATATTATTCTAGGTAAAATTAATAAAAATGTTAGTTACTACGGAAATCTAATTATAGAATTTAGTCTGGAAGAAAAAACCATAGTAAGTATAAAAAATAGAAAACAGAGAGCTAAACCACCTAAAAAGGATAAGAAAAAATGGTTAAATATAGAATTAAATTTAATAAACAGTACGTTTCCAGAAAATCTTAAAAATATAATAAATATAGCTTAA
- a CDS encoding DUF2726 domain-containing protein gives MDVLEVGLEELESYENLDAINKEINNLKVFKYRFMYNYDKEYLKNIILKHIEDLQRELFTSNKELIEYIIKIIPKINSTPTKQIDSKFSYLDDIIKKQIISYIYWKYKSKDNIEKINIQNFKKILGLKGRKELHIIPIKYSVICPKCNGEGIVYLYNYELRHLTYTCLDCKHKEDDVFSYHNQHYTLLNCCCKSCMDIKERLYNEIKYNLKNIVNEVKCKFIEKYFKLDGVNIPSEEIMKDDFKLYSSILNKDEREVLSFNPTTVDQIIKIIKDIKTRDFNHSVKNTALQNFFKHKVIYSIKNKISKDKINIILSEIMVRKFLSFQKGDKYLFFDDKIKYLYKLYDYLETSSFAQFYEIYISEFGFKIEDVYIKFANIKDYRYLSIELNNECFLENYVMNNCYTNQQVILNSNKTLIENKVIKNIFKSEPEVNQYNIFKNIYKDYIILPNYKMKQVINLDSIEHLLSKEEYIYLRNCELDFIICDREGYVIKVIELQKGRHHNDSEWVWKDNAKKKVCQILGVEFEETY, from the coding sequence GTGGATGTATTAGAAGTTGGTTTAGAAGAATTAGAGAGTTATGAAAACTTAGATGCAATAAATAAAGAAATTAATAACTTAAAAGTTTTTAAATATAGATTTATGTATAATTATGATAAAGAGTATTTAAAGAATATTATCTTAAAACATATAGAAGACCTTCAAAGAGAGTTGTTTACTAGCAATAAGGAACTAATTGAATATATAATAAAAATTATTCCTAAGATAAATTCTACACCTACTAAACAAATTGATTCTAAATTTAGTTATTTAGACGATATTATAAAAAAACAAATTATTAGCTATATATATTGGAAATATAAAAGCAAAGATAATATTGAAAAAATAAACATTCAAAACTTTAAAAAAATATTAGGATTAAAAGGAAGAAAAGAATTGCATATAATACCTATTAAATATAGTGTAATATGTCCTAAATGCAATGGAGAGGGGATTGTTTATTTATATAATTATGAGTTAAGGCATTTAACATATACATGCTTGGACTGTAAACATAAAGAAGATGATGTTTTTTCTTATCATAATCAACATTATACTTTATTAAATTGTTGTTGTAAAAGTTGTATGGATATTAAAGAAAGGTTGTACAATGAAATAAAATATAATTTAAAAAATATAGTAAATGAAGTTAAATGCAAATTTATAGAAAAATATTTCAAGTTAGATGGCGTTAATATTCCTTCTGAGGAGATAATGAAAGATGATTTTAAGTTATATTCTAGTATTTTAAATAAAGATGAAAGAGAAGTGTTAAGTTTTAATCCAACAACAGTGGATCAAATAATAAAAATAATCAAAGATATTAAAACTAGGGATTTTAACCATTCAGTAAAAAATACCGCTTTGCAAAACTTTTTTAAACATAAAGTTATATATAGTATAAAAAATAAAATAAGTAAAGATAAAATAAATATAATATTAAGTGAAATAATGGTTAGGAAATTTTTAAGTTTTCAAAAAGGTGATAAATATTTATTCTTCGATGATAAAATCAAATATTTATATAAATTATATGATTATTTAGAAACCAGTTCATTTGCACAATTTTATGAAATATATATAAGTGAATTTGGCTTTAAAATTGAAGATGTATATATTAAATTTGCAAATATAAAAGATTATAGATATTTAAGTATAGAATTAAATAATGAATGCTTTTTGGAAAATTACGTAATGAATAATTGTTATACAAATCAACAAGTAATCTTAAATTCCAATAAAACATTAATTGAAAATAAAGTTATTAAAAATATATTTAAATCTGAACCAGAAGTTAACCAATATAATATATTTAAAAATATATATAAAGATTATATTATATTACCTAATTATAAAATGAAACAAGTAATTAATCTTGATTCTATTGAGCACCTATTAAGCAAAGAAGAATACATATATTTAAGAAATTGTGAATTAGACTTTATTATATGTGATAGAGAAGGTTATGTTATAAAAGTTATAGAATTACAAAAAGGAAGACATCATAATGATTCTGAATGGGTATGGAAAGATAATGCCAAAAAGAAAGTGTGTCAAATATTAGGAGTAGAATTTGAAGAAACATATTAA
- a CDS encoding helix-turn-helix domain-containing protein, which yields MIKINLEELLDKNKQTLYWLSKETGITYPSLHKILNNKTTSIKLDIIEKICDVLNCNISDLLEIKKD from the coding sequence ATGATTAAAATTAATTTGGAAGAATTATTAGACAAGAATAAACAAACATTATATTGGTTATCTAAAGAAACTGGCATAACATATCCTAGCCTACACAAGATATTAAACAATAAAACTACATCAATTAAATTAGATATAATAGAAAAAATATGTGATGTTCTTAACTGCAACATATCTGATCTACTAGAAATAAAAAAAGACTAG
- a CDS encoding tyrosine-type recombinase/integrase, translating into MAKLLLKNIKKSTNKTVKETYEEYIDYCIAIGQRPKTIESKEKFCKYVLNKVVNLDGNISQITKEKIQSYIIFMRKNNYKGNTYQTFVIKLRAFLTYCFMRNYLNEFNVKIPNIDLEKKEIYTEEELNKLLKKPDLSKCLVGEYKSWVTCNFLLGTGCRAETLLHVHVEDIDFVKDSILFRHMKTKRQITVPLSNTLKVVLREYISVLGLSNNDLLFPKLNMQKMRYDTLHQNIKNFFDNRKVVFRGINVFRNTFATMFILNKGDIYRLKVILGHSNIKTTERYINLLPLDFNEDICDYNPLDILSKKNIRTTFNRGGRR; encoded by the coding sequence ATGGCTAAATTATTGTTAAAAAATATTAAAAAATCAACAAACAAAACAGTAAAAGAAACTTATGAAGAATATATAGATTATTGTATTGCTATAGGACAACGACCAAAAACAATAGAATCCAAAGAAAAATTTTGTAAGTACGTGTTAAATAAAGTGGTCAACTTAGATGGTAACATTTCACAAATTACAAAAGAGAAGATACAATCCTATATTATTTTTATGCGTAAAAATAACTACAAAGGCAACACTTATCAGACTTTTGTTATAAAGTTAAGAGCTTTCTTGACTTATTGTTTTATGCGAAATTATTTAAATGAATTTAATGTTAAAATTCCTAATATAGATTTAGAGAAAAAAGAAATATATACAGAGGAAGAATTAAATAAGCTGCTTAAAAAACCTGATTTAAGTAAATGCTTGGTGGGAGAGTATAAAAGTTGGGTTACTTGTAACTTCCTGTTGGGTACAGGCTGTAGAGCAGAAACGCTTCTTCATGTTCACGTGGAAGATATAGATTTTGTAAAAGATTCAATTTTATTTAGGCACATGAAAACAAAGAGACAAATAACCGTACCACTATCAAACACTTTAAAAGTTGTATTAAGAGAATACATATCTGTTTTGGGATTAAGTAATAACGATTTATTATTTCCAAAATTAAACATGCAAAAAATGAGATATGATACATTGCATCAAAATATAAAAAACTTTTTTGATAATAGAAAAGTTGTTTTTAGGGGCATTAATGTTTTTAGGAATACTTTTGCTACTATGTTTATACTAAATAAAGGTGACATCTATAGATTAAAGGTTATTTTAGGTCACAGTAATATAAAAACTACCGAAAGATATATTAATTTATTACCATTAGATTTTAATGAGGATATATGTGACTATAACCCCTTAGATATATTGTCTAAGAAAAATATAAGAACAACATTTAATAGGGGAGGTAGACGTTAA
- a CDS encoding helix-turn-helix domain-containing protein: MTNYTITSNLDITNLKLSDGAYRCYNLLLSMCYGDKNTCYPSIKYIANSLGKSCRTINRYLKELVKLGYISKRRRGSISNIYTLLQKKVNEVVQKVKDTVKGSKTGYKAKKTSFTDYKQRDYDFNKLEELLLHGKGNYQDCLKE; encoded by the coding sequence ATGACTAATTACACTATTACCTCCAACTTAGACATAACCAACTTAAAATTATCAGATGGTGCATATAGATGCTATAACCTATTATTAAGTATGTGTTATGGGGATAAGAATACTTGTTATCCTAGTATCAAATACATTGCTAATTCTTTAGGTAAGAGTTGTAGAACTATTAATAGATATCTAAAAGAATTAGTTAAATTGGGATATATTTCTAAACGCAGAAGAGGCTCTATTTCTAACATATACACGCTATTACAGAAGAAAGTTAACGAAGTAGTACAAAAGGTTAAGGACACAGTTAAAGGCTCTAAAACAGGCTATAAGGCTAAGAAAACAAGCTTTACAGATTACAAGCAAAGGGATTATGATTTTAATAAATTAGAAGAGCTATTACTCCATGGAAAGGGTAATTATCAGGATTGCTTAAAGGAATAA